The following proteins are co-located in the Haloplanus sp. HW8-1 genome:
- a CDS encoding formate/nitrite transporter family protein, protein MAGPTSDPTSATDSGGDDGHDDVLADQLSTDEVYQRVVADADHEVTSGLRELFFSALAAGFAITVTFLLYASVTATAETKFVGVLLYPLGFVYIIIGGYQLYTENTLPPVALTLEQLVSIPTLCRHWLIVLAGNFVGGGLGAVALAYGGVFDAATADVALGFAEKGIATPATDLFVKAAFAGLIVAGVVWINFAARDTVSRLLVVYLAFLAIPMGNLFHVVVSFTEVVYLALVTGTDPLPALTGFVLPVLLGNTLGGVVLVTVVNYYQTSDRRLEIDRFRNVRRLSLREWLAGSLAGRSYVPVLDTVEEIVRDPETYRILVPIANPRTEAGVVRLACQLASSREKGTVHVVHVVQAPRRWSTDAEEAPQDRIGRESERLLEDARRIGRNHDVTLETSTVVTPRSFEEMFTLARRTSPDLVVMDWDREGLWSSARAERPLDELTNRLPCDFLIANDRGLDPSRILLPTAGGPDSDLNAAVARALREVTNAEVELLHVVADETDERAGEAFLRNWAAEHDLEGAAITVDSGDVEAAIARAAADSTMLMMGATEQGLLSRLVQNSLHLDVIHDVDCSVLLAERPSERSIRERLFGAPSRARHPARAFRNRVEAPADADTGDE, encoded by the coding sequence ATGGCCGGTCCGACCTCCGACCCCACGTCAGCCACCGACTCTGGCGGCGACGATGGGCACGACGACGTACTCGCCGACCAACTCTCCACCGACGAGGTGTACCAGCGGGTGGTCGCCGACGCCGACCACGAGGTCACCTCCGGACTCCGGGAGTTGTTTTTCAGTGCGCTGGCTGCCGGATTTGCGATCACCGTCACCTTCCTGCTGTACGCCTCGGTGACGGCGACAGCCGAGACCAAGTTCGTCGGCGTCCTGCTGTACCCGCTGGGATTCGTCTACATCATCATCGGTGGCTACCAACTGTACACCGAGAACACGCTGCCGCCGGTGGCGCTCACCCTGGAGCAACTGGTCTCGATCCCCACGCTGTGTCGTCACTGGCTAATCGTACTCGCGGGCAACTTCGTGGGCGGCGGACTGGGGGCGGTGGCGTTGGCCTACGGCGGAGTGTTCGACGCCGCCACCGCGGACGTGGCGCTCGGCTTCGCCGAGAAGGGCATCGCCACCCCCGCCACCGACCTGTTCGTCAAGGCCGCCTTCGCCGGACTGATCGTCGCTGGCGTGGTCTGGATCAACTTCGCCGCCCGGGACACCGTCTCGCGGCTACTCGTCGTCTATCTGGCCTTCCTCGCCATCCCCATGGGCAACCTGTTTCACGTCGTGGTGTCGTTCACCGAGGTGGTCTACCTGGCGCTGGTCACCGGCACCGATCCGCTGCCCGCGCTGACCGGGTTCGTGCTGCCGGTGTTGCTGGGCAACACCCTCGGCGGCGTGGTGCTGGTGACGGTGGTCAACTACTACCAGACCTCCGACCGGCGACTGGAGATCGACCGCTTCCGGAACGTTCGCCGACTCTCGCTCCGGGAGTGGCTGGCGGGGTCGCTGGCCGGCCGCTCGTACGTCCCCGTCCTCGATACCGTCGAGGAGATCGTCCGCGATCCGGAGACCTACCGGATCCTCGTCCCCATCGCCAACCCCCGGACTGAGGCCGGGGTGGTGCGGCTGGCCTGCCAACTGGCCAGCAGCCGCGAGAAGGGGACGGTCCACGTCGTCCACGTCGTCCAGGCGCCCCGACGGTGGTCCACGGACGCCGAGGAGGCCCCGCAGGACCGGATCGGGCGCGAGTCCGAGCGACTCCTCGAGGACGCCCGCCGGATCGGCCGCAACCACGACGTCACCCTCGAAACCTCGACGGTGGTCACGCCGCGCTCGTTCGAGGAGATGTTCACGCTGGCCCGCCGGACCAGTCCCGATCTGGTGGTGATGGACTGGGACCGGGAGGGGCTGTGGAGTTCGGCCCGCGCCGAGCGACCACTGGACGAACTGACCAACCGGCTGCCCTGTGATTTCCTGATCGCCAACGACCGCGGACTCGATCCCTCGCGGATCCTGCTCCCGACCGCGGGCGGCCCCGACTCCGACCTGAACGCGGCGGTCGCCCGGGCGCTCCGGGAGGTCACGAACGCGGAGGTCGAGTTGCTCCACGTCGTCGCCGACGAGACCGACGAGCGCGCCGGCGAGGCGTTCCTCCGGAACTGGGCCGCCGAACACGATCTTGAGGGGGCGGCGATCACCGTCGACTCCGGCGACGTCGAGGCGGCCATCGCCCGCGCGGCCGCCGACAGCACGATGCTCATGATGGGCGCGACCGAACAGGGGCTGCTCTCCCGACTGGTCCAGAACTCGTTGCACCTCGACGTGATCCACGACGTGGACTGCTCGGTGTTGCTGGCCGAGCGCCCCTCCGAGCGGTCGATCCGCGAGCGGTTGTTCGGCGCCCCGTCCCGCGCACGCCACCCCGCACGGGCGTTCCGGAACCGCGTGGAGGCGCCCGCCGACGCCGACACCGGCGACGAGTGA